A window of Oncorhynchus keta strain PuntledgeMale-10-30-2019 chromosome 27, Oket_V2, whole genome shotgun sequence contains these coding sequences:
- the LOC118359724 gene encoding protein-S-isoprenylcysteine O-methyltransferase-like, whose product MAGKLVLEGKISIISFLLGLGVVIIPLIRTFAGHLDWVFDYLTGVRGKIAIAVYIAVINGFLLIIYKGPLYKVAVRACFLGFTFGCGLIISFSQTTWTHFGWYMCSLSFFHYSEYLVTAIINPRSLSLDSFLLNHSVEYTVAAVSSWVEFTIEKLTVPELKQLSWLSLVGLVMVLCGDFLRKSAMLTAGSNFNHIVQNEKAQSHVLVTDGVYAFFRHPSYVGWFYWSIGTQVMLCNPVCIAGYTMASWRFFRERIEEEELSLIHFFAEDYLEYKKKVGTGLPFISGIRINSS is encoded by the exons ATGGCAGGCAAGTTGGTGTTAGAGGGGAAAATAAGTATTATAAGCTTTCTTTTAGGACTGGGTGTTGTTATAATTCCCCTTATTAGAACATTCGCTGGACATCTTGACTGGGTATTCGACTATCTCACTGGAGTGAGGGGGAAAATCGCTATTGCTGTGTACATCGCTGTTATCAATGGCTTCTTGCTTATCATATACAAGGGACCTCTATATAAG GTTGCTGTGCGAGCCTGCTTCCTTGGCTTTACTTTTGGGTGTGGCTTGATCATAAGCTTTTCCCAAACCACATGGACACACTTTGGCTG GTACATGTGCTCCTTGTCTTTCTTCCACTACTCCGAGTACCTGGTGACAGCCATCATTAACCCCCGCAGCCTGTCTCTGGACTCATTCCTTCTCAACCACAGTGTGGAGTACACCGTGGCTGCTGTGTCCTCATGGGTGGAGTTCACCATAGAGAAGCTCACTGTCCCAG AGCTGAAGCAGCTGAGCTGGCTCAGCCTGGTGGGCCTGGTGATGGTGCTGTGTGGGGACTTCCTGCGTAAGTCTGCCATGCTGACAGCCGGCTCCAACTTCAACCACATCGTCCAGAACGAGAAGGCCCAGAGCCACGTGCTGGTCACGGATGGGGTCTATGCCTTCTTCAGACACCCCTCCTACGTGGGATGGTTCTACTGGAGTATTGGCACACAG GTGATGCTGTGCAACCCTGTCTGCATCGCGGGCTATACCATGGCAAGCTGGCGCTTCTTCCGTGAACGGATTGAGGAGGAGGAGCTTTCTCTCATCCATTTCTTTGCAGAGGACTACCTGGAGTACAAAAAGAAGGTGGGCACCGGCCTGCCTTTTATTTCGGGCATCCGCATCAACAGCTCCTAG